The Mercenaria mercenaria strain notata chromosome 8, MADL_Memer_1, whole genome shotgun sequence genome has a segment encoding these proteins:
- the LOC123566346 gene encoding testis-expressed protein 45-like, which yields MTTEVAAPIIKPKTGQSFLESTSFKIGQDELLTNNRMNSIFKSDYPPYGSYGRTQGAKPPPLSEVMHRDQTFFNERDSETTKSFEYRHLAKPEIQGASGKLRVTNFKMDRDLSKFNVFQTVHNSYFTPKMADTYKRITAPTISESYIPQGDKEKELMPLTDYRDRFQGHDARLHKTIRAQSMHEGGPPTIKGDERNSNFLTTHNDTFMGQYEKPVQTLPVPPSYNVPTGDPGKVVERETTMNVSFQDVSNQNQREQYSIEDVSRVLNQTNFKQQDGHYKWNDYRSTAIASYMPATVPVERFRPGKHRNHSDFPQGDIDPMRATDRVSLTTNRFYHGNPPRGLHNSIVSGANLRTKSNVWFGEPPLGGAFYNTTNSGTFSPKSVPYSYNRYSFHKDSNIPLDYYGNHEKNHTTSYTDYQNPRQARTAPNPVAINNLSSSHILPPLSNSSFFTTTHNDTFTPKRAEKYAYDAGRLQKSSVPLGTMAMPSIDV from the exons ATGACTACTGAAGTTGCAGCTCCGATTATCAAGCCGAAGACGGGCCAGTCTTTTTTAGAATCAACGAGCTTCAAAATTGGCCAAGATGAGTTATTAACCAACAATCGAATGAACAGTATATTTAAGTCAGATTACCCCCCTTATGGCTCGTACGGACGAACACAGGGTGCTAAACCCCCACCTCTCTCAGAAGTTATGCATAGAGATCAAACCTTTTTCAACGAACGGGATTCGGAGACCACGAAATCATTTGAATATAGACACTTGGCAAAACCTGAAATTCAGGGCGCGAGCGGAAAGTTGAGAGTAACAAATTTTAAGATGGACAGAGACCTAAGTAAATTCAATGTATTCCAAACCGTCCATAATTCTTATTTtacacccaaaatggcggatactTACAAAAGGATCACGGCACCAACTATTAGTGAAAGTTATATACCACAGGGGGACAAAGAAAAGGAGTTAATGCCCCTAACGGACTACAGGGATCGCTTCCAGGGCCACGATGCCCGTCTCCATAAAACGATCCGAGCGCAGTCAATGCACGAAG GCGGACCCCCTACAATAAAGGGTGATGAAAGGAACAGTAATTTTCTCACAACACATAACGATACGTTCATGGGACAGTATGAGAAACCGGTTCAAACACTGCCTGTT CCACCGAGCTACAATGTGCCAACAGGTGACCCCGGAAAAGTTGTGGAGCGCGAGACAACCATGAACGTCTCGTTCCAGGATGTCTCGAACCAGAACCAGCGTGAACAGTACAGTATAGAGGACGTGAGCCGGGTACTAAACCAGACAAACTTCAAGCAACAGGACGGGCACTATAAATGGAATGATTATAGGAGTACTGCTATAGCTTCCTACATGCCAGCAACCGTGCCCG TTGAAAGATTCAGACCTGGCAAGCACAGAAATCACAGTGATTTTCCTCAGGGTGACATCGACCCTATGCGAGCCACAGATCGTGTGAGCCTAACTACCAACAGATTTTACCATGGAAAC CCTCCTCGGGGACTCCACAACAGCATTGTATCCGGCGCGAACCTACGAACAAAAAGTAACGTCTGGTTTGGTGAACCGCCATTAGGTGGTGCTTTTTACAACACGACAAACTCCGGAACATTCTCGCCAAAATCTGTACCATACTCTTACAATAGATACAGCTTCCACAAAGATAGTAATATACCGCTGGACTACTATGGAA ATCACGAGAAAAACCACACAACGTCATACACCGATTATCAGAACCCTAGACAAGCAAGAACTGCACCAAATCCAGTAGCAATTAATAAC TTGAGCAGTTCCCATATCCTGCCACCTTTGAGCAACTCCAGTTTCTTCACTACCACACACAATGATACGTTCACACCTAAAAGGGCAGAGAAATATGCATACGACGCTGGACGATTGCAGAAGAGTTCTGTCCCTTTGGGCACGATGGCGATGCCGAGTATTGACGTATGA